The nucleotide window CGCGACACCGGCTACGTCCTGACCGGCCAGGCCTACCCGGTCTCCGAGATGGTGACCGTTGACGTTGACTACGACAGCTGAGGCGACGATGACCCTCGTTTCGACGTCGCCCAGTCATGGGCACGCTGCGCCGGGACCGACAGCACATGAACACGCCGGACACCGCCGCACAGGACCGGCGCAGGGAGCTCGTCGAGCATGAACTGCGTGGATGCCGTCGTACCCGCGCGGCTCGCCCTCGCGGGGGCCCCGTGGCCCTGCGCGTACCACGGGTCGGTGATCGGCTGTCAGCCGGACGCATGGCGCAGGGGAAAAGTAGGCGTGTCGCGTCAGCCCTTCACCGAACGGGCCGAGCCCCACAGGGCGCCCGGGTTGACCCGGTCCGGATGGATCTCCAGCATCGCCTGGTAGAGCTCCTCAGTGGAGGCGGTGCGCGCGACGCAGTCCTCGAAGTCATCGATGTACGCGCGGGTCTCGGCGAGAATGCCCGGGGAGTCGGGCCGGCCGGGACGCTTGTGCCCCGCCACGACATGGTCGGCTCCGAGGCCGGCAATCACGCCGAGCGCATCCTTCCACGCCTTGCGGCCCTCGCTCGGCGACTCGGCGAGATAGAGGTGCACGTCGTTGTAGGCGGCATCCCCGGCGACCACGAGTCCGATGGACGGGACGTGCAGTGCGGTCGTGTCGTCGGTGTCGGTGTGACCGAGCGGCACCACCGTCAACTCCCGGCCCTCGAGTTCGAGCACCCCCTCCTCCATCGGGCCGGCGGCCACGATGCGGTCCGGGATCTGGCCCGGGAACCTCGCGTTCCAGAAGCTCTCGACGAAGCTCGGCTCCATCTGCTTCGCCATGTGCTCGACGACCGCCGGCGTGGCGACCGCTCGGGTGTTCGGGAAGCGCTCGAGGAGGGTCGCCAGCCCGAACCAATGATCTCCATGCCCGTGGGTGACATAGACCGTCGTCAGATTCCGGTCGTACGCTTCCACCCATTCGGCGAGCGCGACGGCTTGCTGGACCGTCATGACCGGGTCGACGAGTACCGCGTCCCGCTCGCCGTAGATGAGCGTCGAGGAGATGGGCGACCACATCCGCCGCTCCACACCGGGCGGCAGATCACTGATCTCTGTGGGGATCGAGGGTGAGATGTGGACCGCGTATCGAAGGTCCTTCTTACCGGCCAAGGCCGACTCCTATCGTTTGGTCGTCATGGGGCCCGT belongs to Streptomyces graminofaciens and includes:
- a CDS encoding MBL fold metallo-hydrolase, encoding MAGKKDLRYAVHISPSIPTEISDLPPGVERRMWSPISSTLIYGERDAVLVDPVMTVQQAVALAEWVEAYDRNLTTVYVTHGHGDHWFGLATLLERFPNTRAVATPAVVEHMAKQMEPSFVESFWNARFPGQIPDRIVAAGPMEEGVLELEGRELTVVPLGHTDTDDTTALHVPSIGLVVAGDAAYNDVHLYLAESPSEGRKAWKDALGVIAGLGADHVVAGHKRPGRPDSPGILAETRAYIDDFEDCVARTASTEELYQAMLEIHPDRVNPGALWGSARSVKG